A single region of the Lacerta agilis isolate rLacAgi1 chromosome 9, rLacAgi1.pri, whole genome shotgun sequence genome encodes:
- the SCAMP2 gene encoding secretory carrier-associated membrane protein 2 isoform X1 codes for MSAFDTNPFADPVDVNPFQDPSVTQLAHANQGGLDEFNPFSESSRLTNVAQTVPAAQPTGPSQPAVLQPSVEPTPQLLLRQASKYLTPKFISASSEGSERQRLLGEDGSSQGNHQAVASAAQAGLLQQQEELERKAAELDRKERELQNSAAGFNPKQNNWPPLPKSCPVKPCFYQDFSADIPADYQRTCKMLYYLWMFHSVTLLLNLLACLAWFTDRSERGVDFGLSILWFVIFTPCAFLCWYRPVYKAFRSDSSFSFFVFFFVFFCQIAIYIIQTVGIPNWGVSGWIAALSETGHNLAVAIIMMVVAMFFTVCSILSLILLKQVHSQYRRTGASFQRAQEEFSQGILTNRTVQNAAAGAASTAAQSAFRGN; via the exons GATCCTTCAGTCACGCAACTGGCACACGCTAACCAGGGTGGCCTGGATGAATTCAACCCCTTCTCTGAGAGCTCCCGGCTG ACGAACGTGGCTCAGACAGTTCCAGCTGCTCAGCCCACTGGGCCTTCGCAACCTGCTGTGCTGCAGCCTTCGGTGGAACCCACCCCGCAG CTGCTGCTTAGACAGGCCAGCAAGTACCTGACTCCTAAGTTCATCTCGGCAAGCTCAGAAGGCTCAGAGAGGCAGAGGTTGCTCGGAGAAGACGGCAGCTCTCAGGGTAACCATCAG GCTGTGGCCTCAGCAGCTCAGGCTGGGCTCcttcagcagcaggaggagctggAGAGGAAAGCAGCAGAGTTGGACAGGAAGGAGCGTGAGCTGCAGAACAGTGCAGCAGGATTCAATC CGAAACAGAACAACTGGCCTCCACTTCCCAAAAGCTGCCCGGTCAAGCCATGTTTCTACCAAGACTTCTCTGCAGATATCCCAGCCGACTACCAGCGGACTTGCAAGATGCTATATTACCTGTGGATGT TCCACTCAGTTACACTGCTGCTGAACCTGCTGGCCTGCCTGGCGTGGTTCACAGACAGAAGCGAAAGAGGGGTAGACTTCGGCCTTTCCATCCTGTGGTTTGTCATATTCACCCCCTGCGCTTTCCTCTGTTGGTATCGGCCAGTCTACAAGGCTTTCAG gtCTGACAGTTCCTTCAgtttctttgtcttcttcttcgtATTTTTTTGCCAGATTGCCATCTACATCATCCAGACCGTTGGCATTCCTAACTGGGGCGTCAG CGGCTGGATTGCAGCTCTCTCGGAGACTGGGCATAACTTGGCAGTGGCAATCATCATGATGGTGGTGGCTATGTTCTTCACCGTCtgttccattctctctctcatcctcttGAAGCAG GTCCACTCTCAGTATCGCCGGACGGGCGCCAGCTTCCAGAGGGCCCAGGAGGAGTTCTCGCAAGGCATCCTCACCAACCGGACCGTCCAGAACGCTGCCGCCGGGGCCGCCTCAACTGCTGCCCAGAGCGCTTTCCGGGGGAACTGA
- the SCAMP2 gene encoding secretory carrier-associated membrane protein 2 isoform X2, with translation MSAFDTNPFADPVDVNPFQDPSVTQLAHANQGGLDEFNPFSESSRLTNVAQTVPAAQPTGPSQPAVLQPSVEPTPQAVASAAQAGLLQQQEELERKAAELDRKERELQNSAAGFNPKQNNWPPLPKSCPVKPCFYQDFSADIPADYQRTCKMLYYLWMFHSVTLLLNLLACLAWFTDRSERGVDFGLSILWFVIFTPCAFLCWYRPVYKAFRSDSSFSFFVFFFVFFCQIAIYIIQTVGIPNWGVSGWIAALSETGHNLAVAIIMMVVAMFFTVCSILSLILLKQVHSQYRRTGASFQRAQEEFSQGILTNRTVQNAAAGAASTAAQSAFRGN, from the exons GATCCTTCAGTCACGCAACTGGCACACGCTAACCAGGGTGGCCTGGATGAATTCAACCCCTTCTCTGAGAGCTCCCGGCTG ACGAACGTGGCTCAGACAGTTCCAGCTGCTCAGCCCACTGGGCCTTCGCAACCTGCTGTGCTGCAGCCTTCGGTGGAACCCACCCCGCAG GCTGTGGCCTCAGCAGCTCAGGCTGGGCTCcttcagcagcaggaggagctggAGAGGAAAGCAGCAGAGTTGGACAGGAAGGAGCGTGAGCTGCAGAACAGTGCAGCAGGATTCAATC CGAAACAGAACAACTGGCCTCCACTTCCCAAAAGCTGCCCGGTCAAGCCATGTTTCTACCAAGACTTCTCTGCAGATATCCCAGCCGACTACCAGCGGACTTGCAAGATGCTATATTACCTGTGGATGT TCCACTCAGTTACACTGCTGCTGAACCTGCTGGCCTGCCTGGCGTGGTTCACAGACAGAAGCGAAAGAGGGGTAGACTTCGGCCTTTCCATCCTGTGGTTTGTCATATTCACCCCCTGCGCTTTCCTCTGTTGGTATCGGCCAGTCTACAAGGCTTTCAG gtCTGACAGTTCCTTCAgtttctttgtcttcttcttcgtATTTTTTTGCCAGATTGCCATCTACATCATCCAGACCGTTGGCATTCCTAACTGGGGCGTCAG CGGCTGGATTGCAGCTCTCTCGGAGACTGGGCATAACTTGGCAGTGGCAATCATCATGATGGTGGTGGCTATGTTCTTCACCGTCtgttccattctctctctcatcctcttGAAGCAG GTCCACTCTCAGTATCGCCGGACGGGCGCCAGCTTCCAGAGGGCCCAGGAGGAGTTCTCGCAAGGCATCCTCACCAACCGGACCGTCCAGAACGCTGCCGCCGGGGCCGCCTCAACTGCTGCCCAGAGCGCTTTCCGGGGGAACTGA
- the ULK3 gene encoding serine/threonine-protein kinase ULK3, whose protein sequence is MAGWAPPQLEDFILTERLGSGTYATVFKAYRKKDVREVVAIKCVSKKSLNKASVENLLTEIEILKTIRHPHIVELKDFQWNKDYIYLIMEFCAGGDLSRFIHSRRILPENVARIFLQQLACALKFLHDKNISHLDLKPQNILLSSLDKPHLKLADFGFAQHMSPRDEKHVLRGSPLYMAPEMVCSRQYDARVDLWSVGVILYEAVFGRPPFASKSFTELEEKIRSNQPIELPSRPRISLECRDLLQRLLKRDPQQRLSFQEFFAHPFVDMEHMPGLESLGKASSLVMEAIKKDQEGDAAAALSLYSRALEYFVPALRYEVDVRRKEAIRSKVSEYISRAEQLKALVASNNKALLQQGCPARDILKEMSRDKPRLYAALEVASAAVAKEEEGKDDGETLDLYQQSLGELLLMLAAEPAGRRRELLHAEIQTLMGRAEYLKEQIKMKESQWEAETIGKEGMLDSVRSSCTLQ, encoded by the exons ATGGCCGGCTGGGCGCCGCCGCAGCTGGAGGACTTCATCCTGACCGAGAGGCTGGGCAGCGGCACCTACGCCACTGTCTTCAAAGCCTACAGGAAG AAGGACGTCCGGGAGGTCGTGGCCATCAAGTGCGTCAGCAAGAAGAGCTTGAACAAGGCGTCTGTGGAGAACCTCTTGACAGAAATTGAGATCCTCAAGACCATCCGCCATCCGCACATTGTGGAGTTGAAGGACTTCCAG TGGAACAAGGACTACATCTACCTGATCATGGAATTTTGTGCGGGGGGTGACCTGTCTCGCTTTATCCATTCACGGAGGATCCTGCCGGAGAATGTGGCTCGCATTTTCCTACAGCAACTGG CCTGTGCCTTAAAGTTCCTCCATGACAAGAATATTTCCCACTTGGATCTGAAGCCTCAGAACATCCTgctgagctccttggataaaCCTCACCTCAAACTGGCAG ATTTTGGATTTGCCCAGCACATGTCCCCAAGAGATGAGAAGCACGTGCTGAGGGGCTCTCCACTTTACATGGCCCCCGAGATGGTGTGCAGCCGGCAGTATGACGCCCGCGTGGATTTGTGGTCCGTGGGGGTGATTCTGTATG AGGCTGTGTTTGGCCGGCCACCTTTTGCCTCCAAGTCCTTCACTGAGCTGGAGGAGAAGATCCGCAGCAACCAACCCATCGAG CTCCCCAGTCGCCCCCGCATCTCGCTGGAGTGCCGGGACCTCCTCCAGCGCCTACTAAAGAGGGACCCCCAGCAGCGCCTCTCTTTCCAGGAGTTCTTTGCCCACCCCTTTGTGGACATGGAGCACATGCCCGGCCTGGAGAGCCTGGGTAAAGCG TCGTCTCTCGTGATGGAAGCGATAAAGAAGGACCAGGAAGGagacgctgctgctgctctttccctctacagcagggcCCTGGAGTACTTCGTCCCTGCCTTGCGCT ACGAGGTCGATGTCCGCAGGAAGGAGGCGATCCGATCCAAG GTGAGCGAATACATTTCCCGCGCGGAGCAGCTCAAAGCGCTGGTTGCTTCCAACAACAAGGCCCTCCTTCAGCAGGGCTGCCCTGCCAGGGACATCTTGAAAG aGATGTCCAGGGATAAGCCTCGCCTCTATGCTGCCCTGGAGGTGGCGTCGGCCGCTGTTGCTAAG gaggaggagggcaaagaTGACGGCGAAACCCTTGATCTCTACCAGCAGAGCCTGGGGGAGCTGCTGCTCATGTTAGctg CTGAGCCTGCGGGAAGGAGACGGGAGTTGCTGCATGCTGAG ATCCAGACGCTGATGGGCCGAGCGGAATACCTGAAAGAGCAGATCAAG